In a single window of the Niabella ginsenosidivorans genome:
- a CDS encoding diacylglycerol/lipid kinase family protein, translating to MKRKICYILNPISGTGSKDMLSNVVAKETLKAGIAFQFFPSVASGDYSFLFDTITEERYTDVVIIGGDGTVNQVIDSLKHLPVRFGIIPSGSGNGLAFGAGIPKTPVKALKVIFKNRWMPVDGFRVNGKFACMLCGLGFDAKVAHDFANAPQRGLMTYVNQVFKNFFGAKPYLFKIKLAETQFETGAYFISIANSNQFGNHFTIAPKASLNDGLLDVVIVTEQSKMAMLYNTLIQIGGMNKVQAVEAVRKKRGIIYFQTSSIRISNRNEAPMHIDGEPVATEKKLNIEIEKSCFNLLSDYL from the coding sequence ATGAAAAGGAAAATCTGCTACATTCTTAACCCGATATCCGGTACAGGGTCAAAAGACATGCTTTCCAATGTGGTGGCAAAAGAAACATTGAAAGCGGGCATTGCATTTCAGTTTTTTCCCTCTGTTGCCAGTGGCGACTATTCCTTTTTATTTGATACGATCACGGAAGAAAGGTATACAGATGTGGTCATCATTGGTGGCGATGGCACCGTAAACCAGGTGATCGACAGCCTGAAACATCTTCCGGTGCGTTTTGGGATCATTCCCTCGGGCTCGGGCAATGGCCTTGCATTTGGCGCCGGCATTCCCAAAACGCCTGTAAAAGCGCTGAAGGTCATTTTTAAGAACCGTTGGATGCCTGTTGACGGCTTCCGGGTAAACGGGAAATTTGCCTGTATGCTCTGCGGTTTGGGTTTTGACGCAAAAGTGGCGCATGATTTTGCCAACGCCCCTCAGCGGGGATTAATGACCTATGTAAACCAGGTGTTTAAAAATTTCTTTGGAGCAAAGCCCTACCTGTTCAAAATAAAACTGGCAGAGACGCAGTTTGAAACCGGAGCTTATTTTATCAGTATTGCCAACAGCAACCAGTTTGGAAATCATTTTACCATTGCTCCCAAAGCCAGCCTGAATGACGGCTTGCTGGACGTGGTCATTGTAACCGAGCAATCAAAAATGGCCATGCTTTATAATACGCTGATACAAATAGGGGGAATGAATAAAGTGCAGGCTGTTGAGGCTGTTAGAAAAAAACGAGGCATCATTTATTTTCAAACCTCCTCTATACGTATCAGTAACCGCAATGAAGCACCCATGCATATTGACGGAGAACCGGTGGCTACAGAAAAAAAGCTGAATATTGAAATTGAAAAAAGTTGTTTTAATTTGCTTTCAGATTATTTGTGA
- a CDS encoding ribonuclease HII, translated as MPDLLVSFQQKLLEAGCDEAGRGCYAGPVFAAAVILPRHFHHPLLNDSKLLKPSVRLELRTYIEAHALAFSVAQVSVEEIDTINILKASQKAMHIALASLKLTPEFIAVDGNYFLNYKTIPHACIVKGDGKFSNIAAASILAKTYRDEYMQRIHSEFPQYNWASNKGYGTQEHRDAIKENGICIYHRKSFNILPVQAALFE; from the coding sequence ATGCCCGACTTACTGGTTTCCTTCCAGCAGAAACTGCTGGAAGCGGGATGCGATGAAGCCGGCCGCGGTTGTTACGCAGGCCCGGTCTTTGCTGCCGCTGTAATTTTACCCCGGCATTTCCATCACCCCTTATTAAATGACAGCAAACTGCTGAAACCCTCTGTACGCCTTGAATTAAGAACATATATCGAAGCGCACGCCCTGGCCTTTTCTGTGGCCCAGGTAAGCGTAGAAGAAATTGATACGATCAATATCCTGAAAGCCTCTCAAAAAGCAATGCATATTGCCCTGGCCAGCCTGAAGCTGACACCTGAGTTCATTGCCGTAGACGGCAATTATTTCCTGAATTACAAAACAATACCGCACGCCTGTATTGTTAAAGGAGATGGAAAATTTTCAAATATTGCTGCTGCAAGCATCCTTGCAAAGACCTACAGGGATGAATACATGCAACGGATCCACTCAGAATTCCCTCAATATAACTGGGCATCCAATAAAGGATATGGCACCCAGGAACACAGAGATGCCATTAAAGAAAATGGCATTTGTATATATCATAGAAAAAGTTTTAACATTTTACCAGTTCAGGCAGCTTTATTTGAATAA
- a CDS encoding sulfatase family protein, with translation MKQFVFFVLSIFMAHTACVAQTSEQPNILVIISDDHAYQTIGAYGSPLTQTPGIDRLAKEGALFTNAYVTNSLCGPSRATFLSGRYSHMNGFKDNDHSTFDFNQDIFVKRLQAAGYQTAWIGKMHLGENTPQGFDYYNILPGQGEYYNPDFIATGGTRTRHEGYVTNIITTLSENWLDQRNPSKPFCLVVGHKATHRTWMPDLQDLGAFDNQTFPLPATFYDTYATRKAAQQQDMTIAKTLQMDYDLKIFPSREEESKMGAIQRMTPEQRAQWDAYYDNIKKDFEARKLNGNALTEWKYQRYIKDYLATARSLDRNISALLKYLDDHDLSKNTIVIYMSDQGFYMGEHGWFDKRWMYEESFRTPMVMRYPGIIKPGTKINDYIMNLDLAPTLLQAGKATVPAAMQGMSFLPLLKGQAYTSRKAMYYHYYENTVHHVSPQFGIKTGRYKLIRYYERVEAWELFDLQKDPQELKNVYPDKQYTKIVTGLKRQLLQLIEQYKDADAKKIFLSAVIKN, from the coding sequence ATGAAACAGTTCGTTTTTTTTGTTCTTTCTATTTTTATGGCGCATACGGCCTGTGTTGCGCAAACCAGTGAACAGCCTAATATTTTGGTCATTATCTCTGATGATCATGCCTATCAGACCATTGGGGCCTATGGCAGTCCGCTAACCCAGACCCCTGGCATTGACCGCCTTGCAAAAGAAGGCGCTTTATTTACCAATGCCTATGTTACCAACTCTCTTTGCGGGCCCAGCAGGGCCACATTCCTGTCGGGCAGGTACAGCCATATGAATGGTTTTAAAGACAACGATCATTCCACTTTTGATTTCAACCAGGACATTTTTGTAAAGCGCCTTCAGGCCGCAGGATACCAGACCGCCTGGATCGGTAAAATGCACCTGGGAGAAAATACCCCGCAGGGCTTCGATTATTATAATATTCTTCCGGGTCAGGGAGAATATTACAATCCGGATTTTATTGCAACAGGCGGCACCCGCACCCGCCATGAGGGTTATGTAACTAACATCATAACAACTCTGTCAGAAAACTGGCTTGACCAAAGAAACCCATCAAAACCCTTTTGTCTGGTGGTAGGGCATAAGGCCACGCACAGAACCTGGATGCCGGACCTGCAGGACCTTGGAGCTTTCGATAACCAGACTTTTCCCCTTCCGGCTACCTTTTATGATACCTATGCAACCCGGAAGGCTGCACAGCAACAGGATATGACGATTGCTAAAACCCTGCAAATGGATTACGACCTGAAAATATTCCCTTCCAGGGAAGAAGAAAGCAAAATGGGCGCTATTCAGCGGATGACCCCGGAACAAAGAGCTCAATGGGATGCTTATTATGACAATATCAAAAAAGACTTTGAGGCCCGAAAACTGAACGGGAACGCACTTACCGAATGGAAATACCAACGGTATATAAAAGACTATTTAGCTACTGCAAGATCTTTAGACCGGAACATCAGCGCCTTGCTGAAATATCTTGACGACCATGATCTTTCAAAAAATACCATTGTCATTTATATGTCGGACCAGGGATTTTATATGGGAGAGCACGGCTGGTTTGACAAAAGATGGATGTATGAAGAATCCTTCAGGACACCGATGGTAATGCGTTACCCCGGCATTATTAAACCGGGTACAAAAATCAACGACTATATCATGAACCTTGACCTGGCACCTACCCTGTTACAGGCCGGTAAGGCAACAGTACCGGCAGCAATGCAGGGAATGTCTTTTTTGCCCCTGCTAAAGGGGCAGGCTTATACCTCACGGAAGGCGATGTATTATCACTATTATGAAAATACCGTGCACCATGTTTCTCCGCAGTTTGGAATCAAAACCGGCCGTTATAAACTGATCCGCTATTATGAACGGGTGGAAGCCTGGGAGCTTTTTGATTTGCAGAAAGACCCGCAGGAGTTAAAAAACGTCTATCCGGATAAGCAGTATACAAAAATAGTTACCGGTTTAAAACGCCAGCTTCTGCAATTAATAGAGCAGTATAAAGATGCCGATGCCAAAAAGATATTCCTGAGCGCTGTGATTAAGAATTGA
- a CDS encoding NAD kinase produces the protein MTIAVYSRGIDQLKLEDVKTFFNEVQYYDLQIIVFKPFFDEIKEHIPLAEDTGVFLETADLSKEVECIISLGGDGTLLDTVALISDKPIAIMGINFGRLGFLASIGSDNLKLAIRSLAFRTYVTEQRTLVHLDADIPMFGDKPFGLNEFAIHKRDTASMIKVHTFINGEFLNVYWADGLVVSTPTGSTGYSLSCGGPIVFPDSGNFVITPVAPHHLNTRSLVVNDNSIISFEIESRADDIICALDSRKEIVTKNVSLAVRKERFTISLIRLGENNFLHTLQTKLIWGLDRRNTPA, from the coding sequence ATGACAATTGCCGTTTATAGCCGGGGTATTGACCAGCTGAAGTTGGAAGATGTAAAAACATTTTTTAACGAGGTACAGTATTATGATCTTCAGATCATCGTTTTTAAGCCCTTCTTTGATGAAATAAAAGAGCATATTCCGCTTGCAGAAGATACCGGTGTTTTCCTGGAAACTGCTGACCTTTCAAAGGAGGTGGAATGCATCATCAGCCTTGGCGGCGATGGTACCTTGCTGGATACTGTTGCGCTGATTTCCGATAAGCCCATTGCTATTATGGGCATCAATTTCGGCCGTCTTGGTTTTTTGGCCAGCATTGGCAGCGATAATTTAAAGCTGGCCATACGGTCACTGGCCTTCCGGACCTACGTTACCGAACAGAGAACACTGGTGCACCTGGATGCTGATATTCCGATGTTTGGCGATAAGCCTTTTGGTTTGAATGAATTTGCCATTCATAAAAGGGACACTGCTTCCATGATCAAAGTACATACCTTCATTAACGGGGAATTTTTAAATGTATACTGGGCTGATGGACTGGTAGTATCAACGCCTACGGGCTCTACCGGTTATTCACTTAGCTGTGGCGGCCCTATCGTTTTCCCGGATTCTGGAAATTTTGTGATCACCCCTGTTGCACCCCACCACCTTAATACAAGATCCCTCGTGGTTAATGACAACAGCATCATTTCCTTTGAAATAGAAAGCCGGGCCGATGATATTATCTGTGCCCTGGATTCCAGGAAAGAAATCGTTACCAAAAATGTATCGCTGGCGGTGCGGAAAGAACGCTTTACCATCTCCCTGATCCGCCTTGGGGAAAACAATTTTTTGCATACGCTCCAAACCAAGCTGATATGGGGGCTTGACAGGAGAAATACACCTGCCTGA
- a CDS encoding POTRA domain-containing protein, which translates to MKIFTLKNSFLLFILLASGCFSGIYAQIDTTIAGLKNANEASPFGANNYKLDSLPHNLDSPFVIRNIVFEGNKKTKENIMLRELPFKEGDAILIKEIPTLFNIGKTQLMNLSLFHTVSLSVLQFDPPFIDIKIAVKERWYIWPFPYFKPVDRNLNQWLFQKGASVSRIDYGVKMLYDNVTGNNDKIRFYFITGYTKQLSLGYQRPYIDKGLKWGMNFQINLGKNHEVMYNTINDQQQFVKTNDYLKNFFNANLEFTYRKKFYTTHYFGIGYQSVRFGDTVFVLNPRYLNDPQHFLKYGLIYYRVRYQNLDYNAYPTRGYAGEIYASKQGFNNDMNVWQLTAKGVGYWQLGKLSFYSLGASGTIKAPFKQPYYNKQLLGYGDMFLHGYEYFVMDGVAGGIVNATLATKLTNFSFSVPRTKWFSPIPIPLKIYGKIFANAGYAYDPDPGPTNRLSNRFLIGYGVGFDILTAYDFTLKVEFSYNHLGQNGIYLQKKDIF; encoded by the coding sequence GTGAAAATCTTTACCCTGAAAAATAGTTTCCTGCTTTTTATCCTTTTGGCATCAGGGTGTTTCTCCGGTATTTATGCGCAGATAGATACAACTATTGCCGGTTTAAAAAATGCAAACGAGGCATCGCCCTTCGGCGCTAATAATTATAAGCTGGATAGTTTACCGCATAACCTGGACAGCCCCTTTGTGATCCGTAATATTGTTTTTGAAGGGAATAAAAAAACAAAGGAGAACATTATGCTCAGAGAATTGCCTTTTAAGGAAGGTGATGCTATCCTTATAAAGGAAATTCCCACGCTTTTTAATATCGGCAAAACACAATTGATGAACCTGAGCTTATTTCATACTGTAAGCCTGTCCGTTCTGCAATTTGATCCTCCTTTTATAGACATAAAGATCGCTGTTAAGGAGCGCTGGTACATCTGGCCCTTTCCTTATTTTAAGCCGGTTGACAGGAACCTGAACCAATGGCTGTTTCAAAAAGGAGCAAGTGTTTCCAGGATTGATTATGGTGTTAAAATGCTTTATGACAATGTAACGGGTAACAATGATAAAATAAGGTTTTACTTTATAACCGGTTATACCAAACAATTATCATTAGGCTATCAGCGACCTTATATAGATAAGGGATTGAAATGGGGAATGAACTTTCAGATCAATCTTGGCAAGAATCATGAAGTAATGTACAACACAATTAATGATCAGCAGCAGTTTGTAAAAACCAATGACTATCTGAAAAACTTTTTCAATGCCAACCTTGAATTTACCTACAGGAAGAAATTTTATACCACGCATTACTTCGGTATTGGTTACCAGTCGGTACGGTTTGGAGATACAGTTTTTGTACTGAACCCGCGCTACCTGAACGATCCGCAGCATTTTCTGAAATACGGGCTTATCTATTACAGGGTAAGGTACCAGAACCTGGATTACAACGCCTACCCTACACGGGGCTATGCCGGTGAAATTTATGCGTCCAAACAAGGATTTAATAATGATATGAATGTTTGGCAGCTCACCGCAAAAGGAGTGGGATACTGGCAACTGGGAAAACTGTCCTTTTACAGTTTGGGCGCTTCCGGAACCATTAAAGCGCCTTTCAAACAACCTTATTATAATAAACAGCTTTTAGGATATGGCGACATGTTCCTGCATGGGTATGAATATTTTGTTATGGATGGTGTTGCCGGTGGTATTGTAAATGCAACCCTGGCTACAAAGCTGACCAATTTCAGCTTTAGTGTTCCCAGAACAAAGTGGTTCTCCCCCATCCCGATTCCCTTAAAAATCTATGGTAAAATATTTGCCAATGCAGGATACGCTTATGACCCGGACCCCGGGCCTACCAATCGCCTCTCCAACCGTTTCCTGATCGGCTATGGTGTTGGGTTCGATATTTTGACAGCATACGATTTTACCTTGAAGGTGGAGTTTTCCTATAACCATTTAGGACAAAACGGCATATATTTACAAAAGAAGGATATATTTTAA
- a CDS encoding CBS domain-containing protein, whose protein sequence is MLVRDLSFEALPQLKLSDRVYQVLNLMQEHHVEDLPVINGGKFAGMVNENTLLEVNDELALAELPNPPGMFSVKNDDHFLRAFAIANMHHLSVVPVVDRENNFTGAIEATALAGYASDFLQLQEPGALIVLETESRQYSFSEITKIVEANDAQITQLNTKPIHERDIIEVTVRINKLEVSDIVASFQRYDYVVKYYFGEELYTNELKENYENLMNYLSI, encoded by the coding sequence ATGTTAGTTAGAGATTTATCTTTTGAAGCATTGCCGCAATTAAAATTGTCGGATAGGGTTTATCAGGTTTTAAACCTGATGCAGGAGCATCATGTAGAAGATCTGCCTGTAATCAATGGAGGAAAATTTGCTGGAATGGTCAATGAAAATACGTTGCTGGAGGTTAATGATGAGCTGGCTCTTGCAGAGCTGCCCAACCCGCCGGGTATGTTTTCAGTAAAGAATGATGATCATTTCTTAAGGGCTTTTGCTATTGCGAATATGCACCATTTATCAGTGGTACCCGTTGTAGATAGGGAAAACAATTTTACGGGTGCTATAGAAGCCACGGCACTGGCAGGATACGCGTCCGATTTTTTACAATTGCAGGAGCCGGGGGCATTGATTGTGCTGGAAACAGAATCAAGACAATACTCCTTTTCTGAGATCACAAAAATTGTGGAAGCCAATGATGCACAAATTACCCAGCTAAATACAAAGCCCATTCACGAAAGGGATATTATTGAAGTAACCGTTCGTATAAATAAATTGGAAGTATCAGATATAGTAGCTAGCTTTCAGCGGTATGATTATGTTGTGAAGTATTACTTTGGTGAGGAGCTGTATACAAATGAGCTGAAAGAGAATTATGAAAACCTGATGAATTATTTAAGCATATAG